In Carya illinoinensis cultivar Pawnee chromosome 7, C.illinoinensisPawnee_v1, whole genome shotgun sequence, the following are encoded in one genomic region:
- the LOC122316724 gene encoding uncharacterized protein LOC122316724 isoform X2, translated as MATRSDQDTDDDFSELYKEYTGPPRLTTANVQDKVKTNKRSHVGSDEEEEPPRDPNAVPTDFTSREAKVWEAKSKATERIWKKRKEEELICKICGESGHFTQGCPSTLGANRKSQDFFERVPAREKHVKALFTEKVIQKIEKEIGCKIKMEEKFIIVSGKDRLILAKGVDAVHKVIKEEGDQRVSSSSHIARSRSPEQSPADTRLRRSDSQRSHSSSSQNASQVQQRFGRQEKVAEVHIWDDLRKFSRGSPQAYGNNGARGCSSRSKSPARPPYIGKSNNSYDGNNQSINAYRTDGWDNEMRGSDMQTGRQFDYPAFPQTLEGLELEFKREAMELGRIRDKEEDEENYRHREGELPCALLYRGAHNCC; from the exons ATGGCAACAAGATCAGACCAAGATACTGACGATGACTTTAGTGAGCTTTACAAGGAGTACACGGGTCCTCCAAGATTGACAACTGCCAATGTACAGGACAAGGTAAAGACAAACAAAAGGTCTCATGTGGGTTCCGATGAGGAAGAGGAACCTCCTCGTGACCCAAATGCTGTTCCAACTGATTTCACAAGCCGAGAAGCTAAGGTTTGGGAAGCCAAGTCGAAAGCTACTGAGAGGATttggaagaaaaggaaagaagaggAATTGATTTGCAAAATATGCGGAGAGTCTGGCCACTTTACTCAG GGGTGTCCTTCTACTCTTGGAGCAAATCGCAAGTCTCAAGATTTTTTTGAGAGGGTACCTGCTAGAGAAAAGCATGTAAAAGCACTTTTTACAGAGAAAGTTATACAAaagattgaaaaggaaattgGTTGCAAAATCAAGATGGAGGAGAAATTTATTATTGTCAGTGGCAAGGATAGGCTAATTTTGGCAAAAGGTGTGGATGCTGTGCACAAAGTGATTAAGGAGGAAGGTGATCAAAGGGTTTCTTCTAGTTCTCACATAGCAAGATCTAGGTCACCTGAACAAAGCCCTGCTGATACACGGTTGCGACGCTCTGATTCCCAAAGGTCTCATTCTAGTAGTTCTCAGAATGCATCTCAGGTTCAGCAGAGGTTTGGTAGGCAGGAGAAGGTTGCAGAAGTCCATATTTGGGATGATCTACGGAAATTTTCAAGGGGTTCTCCACAAG CTTATGGTAATAATGGAGCTAGAGGTTGCTCAAGCCGTTCAAAGTCTCCAGCACGTCCTCCTTACATAGGCAAGTCAAATAATTCATATGATGGTAATAATCAGAGCATCAATGCTTATAGAACTGATGGAtgggataatgagatgagaggATCTGATATGCAAACTGGTCGTCAGTTTGATTACCCTGCCTTCCCTCAGACATTAGAAGGACTAGAGTTGGAGTTTAAAAGGGAGGCAATGGAACTTGGAAGAATTCGTGacaaggaagaagatgaagaaaattaCAGGCATCGTGAG GGTGAACTACCATGTGCTTTGCTGTACCGAGGAGCACATAATTGTTGTTAA
- the LOC122316724 gene encoding uncharacterized protein LOC122316724 isoform X1 — MATRSDQDTDDDFSELYKEYTGPPRLTTANVQDKVKTNKRSHVGSDEEEEPPRDPNAVPTDFTSREAKVWEAKSKATERIWKKRKEEELICKICGESGHFTQGCPSTLGANRKSQDFFERVPAREKHVKALFTEKVIQKIEKEIGCKIKMEEKFIIVSGKDRLILAKGVDAVHKVIKEEGDQRVSSSSHIARSRSPEQSPADTRLRRSDSQRSHSSSSQNASQVQQRFGRQEKVAEVHIWDDLRKFSRGSPQAYGNNGARGCSSRSKSPARPPYIGKSNNSYDGNNQSINAYRTDGWDNEMRGSDMQTGRQFDYPAFPQTLEGLELEFKREAMELGRIRDKEEDEENYRHREAIREMRENYMKQLAILKGAHAKEWEEFLQFDAKRRQQQAHQQLPSSGFGGYKQHGYSEYDGTLANPHYPGASLAIDSRSRYPNPMENYSSRPHDKFNEFQRQRREDYRNPYNRY, encoded by the exons ATGGCAACAAGATCAGACCAAGATACTGACGATGACTTTAGTGAGCTTTACAAGGAGTACACGGGTCCTCCAAGATTGACAACTGCCAATGTACAGGACAAGGTAAAGACAAACAAAAGGTCTCATGTGGGTTCCGATGAGGAAGAGGAACCTCCTCGTGACCCAAATGCTGTTCCAACTGATTTCACAAGCCGAGAAGCTAAGGTTTGGGAAGCCAAGTCGAAAGCTACTGAGAGGATttggaagaaaaggaaagaagaggAATTGATTTGCAAAATATGCGGAGAGTCTGGCCACTTTACTCAG GGGTGTCCTTCTACTCTTGGAGCAAATCGCAAGTCTCAAGATTTTTTTGAGAGGGTACCTGCTAGAGAAAAGCATGTAAAAGCACTTTTTACAGAGAAAGTTATACAAaagattgaaaaggaaattgGTTGCAAAATCAAGATGGAGGAGAAATTTATTATTGTCAGTGGCAAGGATAGGCTAATTTTGGCAAAAGGTGTGGATGCTGTGCACAAAGTGATTAAGGAGGAAGGTGATCAAAGGGTTTCTTCTAGTTCTCACATAGCAAGATCTAGGTCACCTGAACAAAGCCCTGCTGATACACGGTTGCGACGCTCTGATTCCCAAAGGTCTCATTCTAGTAGTTCTCAGAATGCATCTCAGGTTCAGCAGAGGTTTGGTAGGCAGGAGAAGGTTGCAGAAGTCCATATTTGGGATGATCTACGGAAATTTTCAAGGGGTTCTCCACAAG CTTATGGTAATAATGGAGCTAGAGGTTGCTCAAGCCGTTCAAAGTCTCCAGCACGTCCTCCTTACATAGGCAAGTCAAATAATTCATATGATGGTAATAATCAGAGCATCAATGCTTATAGAACTGATGGAtgggataatgagatgagaggATCTGATATGCAAACTGGTCGTCAGTTTGATTACCCTGCCTTCCCTCAGACATTAGAAGGACTAGAGTTGGAGTTTAAAAGGGAGGCAATGGAACTTGGAAGAATTCGTGacaaggaagaagatgaagaaaattaCAGGCATCGTGAG GCTATTAGGGAGATGAGAGAGAACTACATGAAGCAACTGGCTATTCTGAAGGGTGCTCATGCAAAAGAGTGGGAGGAGTTTCTCCAATTTGATGCCAAGAGGCGTCAACAACAGGCACATCAGCAATTGCCCTCTTCTGGTTTTGGTGGTTATAAACAGCATGGTTATTCCGAGTATGATGGAACCTTGGCCAATCCTCATTATCCTGGGGCCAGTTTAGCAATTGATTCAAGAAGCCGATATCCAAACCCTATGGAAAATTACTCTTCAAGGCCCCACGACAAATTTAATGAATTTCAGCGTCAGAGGCGCGAAGATTACAGAAACCCTTACAATCGATACTAA
- the LOC122315885 gene encoding WRKY transcription factor 23-like isoform X2 translates to MERNEVIKMEETIGSSLFSDHISDGYPFSGIFDIYEGEKSSLGFAELLGIQDYSPSLFDSPQAPSMAPSAPLPATTVKECSEVLNQPATPNSSSISSASSEAVNDEQTKPVDQEGEQQEKTKKQLKPKKTNQKRQREPRFAFMTKSEVDHLEDGYRWRKYGQKAVKNSPYPRSYYRCTTASCNVKKRVERSFTDRSIVVTTYEGQHSHPSPVMPRHSLAGVQPGSGFSAGCAAASFALPMARTLSYSQQLHQPSFINTSSPSNLASDGLILSPGLRRDIRFCTPGSAFLRDHGLLQDIVPSHMLKEEE, encoded by the exons ATGGAGAGGAACGAGGTGATAAAGATGGAGGAGACCATTGGATCTTCGTTATTTTCTGATCATATCTCAGATGGTTATCCATTTTCGGGCATATTTGATATCTATGAAGGTGAAAAGAGCTCCTTAGGGTTTGCGGAGTTATTGGGTATTCAGGACTATAGTCCATCTCTGTTTGATTCGCCACAGGCACCATCTATGGCTCCCTCGGCTCCACTTCCGGCTACGACAGTGAAAGAGTGTTCTGAGGTCCTGAATCAGCCTGCTACCCCTAACTCATCCTCGATTTCATCCGCATCGAGTGAAGCAGTAAATGATGAACAGACTAAACCTGTAGACCAGGAAGGAGAGCAACAAGAAAAGACTAAGAAACA GTTGAAACCCAAGAAGACAAACCAGAAGAGACAGAGGGAACCGAGATTTGCGTTCATGACGAAGAGCGAGGTTGATCACCTGGAAGATGGGTACAGATGGAGGAAGTACGGTCAAAAGGCTGTGAAGAACAGCCCCTATCCTAG GAGTTACTATCGTTGCACTACTGCCTCCTGTAATGTGAAGAAACGTGTGGAGCGATCCTTCACAGATCGAAGTATTGTTGTTACTACCTATGAAGGGCAGCACTCCCATCCAAGTCCAGTCATGCCTCGCCATAGCCTTGCCGGAGTTCAACCGGGCTCGGGGTTCTCCGCCGGATGTGCCGCTGCTAGCTTTGCTTTGCCAATGGCAAGAACCCTATCTTACAGTCAACAACTGCACCAACCATCCTTTATCAATACCTCGTCGCCTTCGAATTTGGCTTCTGATGGTTTAATATTAAGCCCTGGTTTACGTCGTGACATTCGGTTCTGCACCCCGGGTTCTGCTTTTCTCAGAGATCATGGGCTTCTTCAAGACATTGTTCCCTCGCATATGCTGAAAGAAGAAGAGTAG
- the LOC122315885 gene encoding WRKY transcription factor 23-like isoform X1 yields MERNEVIKMEETIGSSLFSDHISDGYPFSGIFDIYEGEKSSLGFAELLGIQDYSPSLFDSPQAPSMAPSAPLPATTVKECSEVLNQPATPNSSSISSASSEAVNDEQTKPVDQEGEQQEKTKKQCRLKPKKTNQKRQREPRFAFMTKSEVDHLEDGYRWRKYGQKAVKNSPYPRSYYRCTTASCNVKKRVERSFTDRSIVVTTYEGQHSHPSPVMPRHSLAGVQPGSGFSAGCAAASFALPMARTLSYSQQLHQPSFINTSSPSNLASDGLILSPGLRRDIRFCTPGSAFLRDHGLLQDIVPSHMLKEEE; encoded by the exons ATGGAGAGGAACGAGGTGATAAAGATGGAGGAGACCATTGGATCTTCGTTATTTTCTGATCATATCTCAGATGGTTATCCATTTTCGGGCATATTTGATATCTATGAAGGTGAAAAGAGCTCCTTAGGGTTTGCGGAGTTATTGGGTATTCAGGACTATAGTCCATCTCTGTTTGATTCGCCACAGGCACCATCTATGGCTCCCTCGGCTCCACTTCCGGCTACGACAGTGAAAGAGTGTTCTGAGGTCCTGAATCAGCCTGCTACCCCTAACTCATCCTCGATTTCATCCGCATCGAGTGAAGCAGTAAATGATGAACAGACTAAACCTGTAGACCAGGAAGGAGAGCAACAAGAAAAGACTAAGAAACA GTGCAGGTTGAAACCCAAGAAGACAAACCAGAAGAGACAGAGGGAACCGAGATTTGCGTTCATGACGAAGAGCGAGGTTGATCACCTGGAAGATGGGTACAGATGGAGGAAGTACGGTCAAAAGGCTGTGAAGAACAGCCCCTATCCTAG GAGTTACTATCGTTGCACTACTGCCTCCTGTAATGTGAAGAAACGTGTGGAGCGATCCTTCACAGATCGAAGTATTGTTGTTACTACCTATGAAGGGCAGCACTCCCATCCAAGTCCAGTCATGCCTCGCCATAGCCTTGCCGGAGTTCAACCGGGCTCGGGGTTCTCCGCCGGATGTGCCGCTGCTAGCTTTGCTTTGCCAATGGCAAGAACCCTATCTTACAGTCAACAACTGCACCAACCATCCTTTATCAATACCTCGTCGCCTTCGAATTTGGCTTCTGATGGTTTAATATTAAGCCCTGGTTTACGTCGTGACATTCGGTTCTGCACCCCGGGTTCTGCTTTTCTCAGAGATCATGGGCTTCTTCAAGACATTGTTCCCTCGCATATGCTGAAAGAAGAAGAGTAG
- the LOC122314876 gene encoding uncharacterized protein LOC122314876 isoform X2, which translates to MDSREKDHFEVDLEGGLKWNSNMVKSGVGNVDDDDVELVAIEKRLGGEDTGDQEADVEKICVVGEMHKKNARKPPKPPRPPKGPSILDAADRKLVRELAELAMRKRARVERIKALKKIKAAKASPLNNSGLSAMVITLIFFLIIAFQEGMRSSGGQQLCLEWEYISVSSFEFKM; encoded by the exons ATGGATTCGAGGGAAAAAGATCACTTTGAAGTGGATCTTGAAGGCGGGCTTAAGTGGAATAGCAATATGGTGAAATCTGGGGTAGGGAATGTGGACGATGATGATGTAGAATTGGTGGCGATAGAAAAGAGGTTGGGAGGGGAAGATACGGGAGACCAAGAGGCTGATGTTGAGAAGATTTGCGTGGTTGGAGAGATGCATAAGAAGAATGCTAGAAAGCCTCCCAAGCCGCCAAGACCTCCTAAGGGGCCATCAATATTGGATGCTGCTGATAGGAAGTTGGTTAGGGAGCTGGCCGAGCTTGCCATGAGAAAGCGTGCAAGAGTTGAACGAATAAAGGCACTGAAGAAGATCAAGGCAGCCAAGGCATCACCTTTAAACAACAGCGGCCTTTCTGCCATGGTCATCACACTTATCTTCTTCCTCATTATAGCTTTTCAAG AGGGAATGCGATCTTCTGGGGGACAGCAATTGTGTTTAGAATGGGAATACATCAGTGTCAGTTCATTTGAATTCAAAATGTAG
- the LOC122316329 gene encoding flowering time control protein FCA-like, protein MKKKNTAGGLFGFAWDLQSAKLEKHRGERFNSHQEPHYHPHNHHSDHHNHHDQHFNNPNYHPNHHDQHFNNPNYHHHQQNYQPDYRHHQHPDHSYNHHHHVIAEPNDLFVAGGFPPNGGAGGVGVGEGAGYGPGSGYFGRKRWRHQSARGASPDQVDGVGHVKLYVVPVPRTATEADIRPVFEEHGNIVEVVILKDKRTGQQQGSCFVKYATIDEAEGAIRALNHQYTFAGEMTPLLVKYADRERERLGVLDKLYVGCLNKDASAKEIEEIFSPYGLVEDIFIMRDELKQSRGSGFVKFSHRDMALAAIKALNGTFMMRGCDQPLIVRFADPKKPRTGEPRGNHGFASANFTPFSKEPFARLGPNVGDGGCILPNASFPIQPNSTSSLPQAVPQMINQEPIMQQPFPSLQQSTSELSQMSLQQMRTPQTSSQSSQLAVSEVQRQSHQTDKVEQQLSLQVTSQQSPRTGSNPPILASTSSSPAVPLSPQIVAPLECDWSEHTCPDGYKYYYNCVTYESRWEKPGEYTSYELQLQKQQSQQNPSHQLQSSLPVFSTERVVQTEQELNHMQLKSESNPVIRPTCA, encoded by the exons atgaaaaagaaaaacactgcCGGCGGTCTTTTC ggtttcgcgTGGGATTTACAGTCAGCGAAGCTGGAGAAGCACAGAGGAGAACGTTTTAATAGCCACCAAGAGCCCCACTATCACCCCCATAACCACCACTCCGACCACCACAATCACCACGACCAGCATTTTAACAATCCTAACTACCACCCCAATCACCATGACCAGCACTTCAACAACCCCAACTATCACCACCACCAACAAAATTACCAACCCGACTACCGTCACCACCAGCACCCTGACCACAGCTACAACCACCATCACCACGTGATCGCTGAACCGAACGATTTGTTTGTAGCTGGAGGATTTCCGCCAAATGGTGGCGCTGGTGGTGTTGGCGTTGGTGAAGGTGCGGGATATGGTCCTGGTTCTGGTTATTTTGGACGCAAAAGGTGGCGGCATCAATCAGCTCGTGGAGCTTCCCCAG aTCAAGTGGATGGTGTTGGTCATGTAAAACTTTATGTTGTACCAGTTCCAAGAACAGCAACGGAAGCTGAT ATTCGACCTGTCTTTGAAGAACATGGAAATATAGTTGAAGTTGTTATATTAAAGGATAAGAGAACTGGTCAACAGCAAG gAAGTTGTTTTGTGAAGTATGCAACTATAGATGAAGCTGAAGGGGCGATTAGAGCTTTAAACCATCAATATACTTTTGCTGGG GAGATGACTCCCCTTTTAGTCAAATATGCCGATAGGGAACGAGAACGTCTCG GGGTACTGGACAAATTATACGTTGGTTGCCTGAACAAAGATGCTTCGGCAAAAGAAATTGAGGAG ATATTTTCCCCCTATGGTCTTGTTGAAGATATCTTCATCATGCGTGATGAATTGAAGCAAAGTCGTG GAAGTGGATTCGTTAAGTTTTCTCATAGGGATATGGCATTGGCAGCAATCAAAGCATTAAATGGAACCTTCATGATGAGA GGTTGTGATCAGCCATTGATTGTTCGTTTTGCGGATCCTAAGAAACCTAGGACCGGAGAACCAAG GGGCAATCATGGGTTTGCAAGCGCAAATTTTACTCCCTTTTCAAAAGAACCATTTGCTAG GCTAGGACCAAATGTTGGAGATGGAGGGTGTATTTTGCCTAATGCTTCATTTCCTATCCAACCAAATTCCACAAGTTCATTACCTCAAGCTGTTCCACAAATGATAAACCAAGAACCAATCATGCAacaaccatttccttccctccaACAATCAACTTCAGAGTTGTCGCAGATGTCTTTACAACAAATGCGAACTCCACAGACAAGTTCACAATCATCTCAACTTGCCGTCTCTGAGGTGCAGAGGCAGTCTCATCAAACTGATAAAGTCGAACAGCAGCTGAGTTTGCAAGTGACTAGTCAGCAG TCTCCACGTACTGGAAGCAATCCTCCAATACTTGCTAGCACTTCTAGCTCACCAGCTGTACCTTTAAGTCCCCAGATAGTGGCTCCTTTAGAGTGTGATTGGAGTGAACATACCTGCCCTGATGGATACAAGTactattataattgtgttacttatGAGAGCAGG TGGGAGAAGCCTGGGGAGTATACCTCATATGAGCTTCAGTTACAGAAGCAGCAAAGCCAGCAAAATCCTAGCCATCAGCTTCAGTCCTCATTGCCAGTTTTTTCTACCGAGCGAGTTGTTCAAACAGAACAG GAACTGAATCACATGCAACTGAAGTCAGAATCTAACCCCGTTATCCGTCCAACCTGTGCTTAA